The following nucleotide sequence is from Micromonospora sp. WMMD1120.
GGATGCGCAACGACAGCCCGAAGGCGGCACGGGCGCCAGCGGGGTCGGCCCGGGACAGCCGGCGCAGCGCCGCTGCCTCCGGCTTGTCGAGTACGCCCGTGTAGGCGCCCCAGGCCACCAACTCGGGATAGCCGGTCAGCACATCGTCGTCGGGTGGGCCGACGGGCGGACCGGAGCGGGTGTTGACGAGATCCAGGGCGATATTGCCCCCGACCAGTCGCATCCGGGTCACGTCCACAGGTGTTTCCATCGAAACCCACTTTACCGGTTGACCGAGATCGAAGGGCGCCGCTACGGTGTTTCCATCATAGTCAGTTTAGACAGAAACAGCGGAGGGGTCGGATGGGACGCGGGCGGGCTGTCGGAGCGCTGATCGGCCTCTCCGGAGGCACGTTTCTCTACACCACCGCCGAGGCGCTGCCGGTCGGGTTGCTCCTCCCGATGGCGGCGGACCTGGAGGTCACGCCGTCGCAGATCGGCATGCTCGTCACCGCGTACGGCGCGGTGGTGATGATCGCCTCGGTCCCGCTGACGGCGCTGGCCCGCCGGGTTCCCCGTCGATGGCTGCTGTCGACGCTCCTGGTCGGCTTCGTCCTCGGCAACGTGGTGCTGGCGTTCGCGAGCACCGTCACGCTGCTCCTGGCGGCCAGGATGGTCACCGCGGCGACGCACGCGCTCTTCTGGGCGGTGGTGGTGCCCGCCGCCGCCGAGCTGTTCCCACCCGCACGACGTGGGCGGGTGGTCGCCGTCGTCTTCGCCGGCGGCACCGTCGCGCTGGCCCTGGGGGTGCCCGCCGGCACCTGGCTGGGCGAGCGCGCCGGTTGGCGGGCCTCGTTCCTGGCGGTGGCCGGGCTCGGCGCGGTGGTGGTGCTGCTGGTGGCCACGTTGCTGCCGTCGGGGCGGCCGGAGGAGGGGCACGCCGCCCGGGGCGCCACGCCCGACGCCCGGCGCTTCTGGCTGATGGTGGGAGTGGCCGTCCTGGCGACCGCCGGGGCCATCGCGGCCTACACCTACGTCGCCCTCTTCGTCACCGAGGTCAGCGGATTCTCCGCCGCGTCGGTCGGCTACCTCCTGCTGGCCCGGGGCATCGCGAGCGTGTTCGGCATCCTCGCCATCGGCCAGATACTGGACCGCGACCCGTGGCTTGCCATGCTCGGCACCGTCGCGCTGCAATCCACCGCCCTGCTCGGGCTGTA
It contains:
- a CDS encoding MFS transporter; amino-acid sequence: MGRGRAVGALIGLSGGTFLYTTAEALPVGLLLPMAADLEVTPSQIGMLVTAYGAVVMIASVPLTALARRVPRRWLLSTLLVGFVLGNVVLAFASTVTLLLAARMVTAATHALFWAVVVPAAAELFPPARRGRVVAVVFAGGTVALALGVPAGTWLGERAGWRASFLAVAGLGAVVVLLVATLLPSGRPEEGHAARGATPDARRFWLMVGVAVLATAGAIAAYTYVALFVTEVSGFSAASVGYLLLARGIASVFGILAIGQILDRDPWLAMLGTVALQSTALLGLYALGHRPSASVTLIAVAGLAFAAFTATLGSLVLHLAPGRSDLAAATVSAAVNVGITAGAFVGGLALPAHGVRSTVLIGALLGFVALGLAIGDQLVRREAAAARQRASA